A stretch of Girardinichthys multiradiatus isolate DD_20200921_A chromosome 20, DD_fGirMul_XY1, whole genome shotgun sequence DNA encodes these proteins:
- the LOC124856354 gene encoding immunoglobulin-like and fibronectin type III domain-containing protein 1 isoform X2 produces MKLPLGRQGVHQDDKGIKKKSKVPGVMITQIVEELPEGKTTPDFTRKPIALTIQEGKFAYFKAIVVGDPTPTVTWSRANGEIMFHPDVCQQKYNEASNEHTLEFPKVAPEDADTYKCFATNEYGRAVCTVVLNIIEVGFSKTKERQKIQSLDATELRKTLKTRNPDGTRQEKTMDEQEKVWEILLSAEKKDYDRICADYGITDFRGMLKKLSEMKKEREEEIAQFISHIRTLKPVEVKDDDCATIELDMELLDSGSKIFLYKDGIMVPLSKEDGEAKKHNLKQVGKKYVFTIKNLSKEDAGLYSVDVEGVNVFSTDFKVPEVDFAVKIQEVKAEEREDALFQCVLTAPMNEIKWYGKSALLTNNEKHEIIVSEDKLIHKLLVRDCLPLDSGIYAAVAGIKSCNAWLVVEVEKDPAKKAKKAGRKTTIAGAGNDEELMKVAKEQQERYQKEMEEKIELAKKAQSEKGLADAAARAQREAEAEAKAAAKAAAKAAAKAKKAAAGKDGAVRKTKKKGSAPDGTSEATGEGEGVGAGSAKGGAKGGAAPGAAGGASTGAHGTGGGGAGGGAAGVTAGVAGSSGRDGSGAASGVGAGLKGGTTAGAGGTEGEDLEEYSGEEYDENSDEDSDEDIEVKGDRIERGKGGEGGEGEQRGEEGEEKGGKRGKRVRAGPLVPETVIDPGVHFHAGLSDCKAIIGEAAEIECKVSSEECVGIWYKDGAEIQSSENLTISKDGCFHRLKIHKVTEENAGKYKFEADGRKTESEIVVEDPPRFDTEELEAFKTAVTVKKGHKATFKLSYSGREPTKVQWYLEGEELSSEGNINIETLDGSSRLLLMKLQRKDSGEIKIKLKNEFGMIEAVSQLNVLDKPTPPLGPLEIVEASSSVIEFKWRPPKDSGGCKIQNYILERQQVGRNTWKKVGPIGPEAKYRDTDVDHGRRYCYRFRVETEIGTSELMETEDIQAGTKAYPGPPSTPKVASAFKDCINLTWSPPADTGGTSILGYTLEKRKKGSNLWGQVNPPNEIIKDKGFAVKDVVEGLEYEFRVSAINGSGTGEFSTPSEFVFARDPKKPPGKVLDLKVTDSTYTTLSLSWNKPKDIKGVEDEAKGYFVEIRPAEKTDWDRCNSNAITMTSYTVKGMKSMAMYWVRVIATNDGGEGEPQELANYILAMPPPVRPRFTDAKIKSFMIVRAGHSARFTVNFEASPWPEVIWLKDGVPVSKKVTISNAEGTSQLLIPSAERTDTGIYTIVVKNIVGQETFSIEIRVTDEPKPPGPVELDENVPGTVTISWTASPDEKRDDRLHYMVTKRDSVKRTWHTIADRVFNNKFTACNIMPGREYQFRVYAKNDMGSSKQSESTKWLIPAKKEKFTVKMPESKACDLRCPPKFLVPLKMHTAPQGYECYMTCAIKGDPTPHVTWLCNNISLNTNTNYFISNTCGVCSLLILRVGSKDTGEYKVAAENALGRAESSTKLTVRE; encoded by the exons GCAAatttgcatactttaaagcCATTGTGGTGGGCGATCCAACACCTACTGTAACATGGAGCAGAGCAAATGGAGAAATAATGTTTCACCCTGATGTGTGCCAGCAAAAATACAATGAGGCATCAAATGAACATACTCTGGAG TTCCCTAAGGTAGCTCCAGAGGATGCTGACACCTACAAGTGTTTTGCAACCAATGAATATGGGAGGGCAGTTTGCACCGTTGTTCTGAACATTATTGAGG TGGGATTTTCTAAGACAAAGGAACGTCAAAAGATACAATCACTAG ATGCAACAGAGCTcagaaaaacacttaaaacacG TAATCCAGATGGAACACGTCAGGAAAAGACAATGGATGAGCAAGAAAAGGTCTGGGAAATCCTGCTTAgtgcagaaaagaaagattatgATAGAATCTGTGCCGATTATGGTATCACAGACTTCCGTGGCATGCTGAAGaaactttctgaaatgaaaaaagaacGAGAAGAGGAGATTGCACAA TTCATCTCACATATAAGGACACTCAAACCTGTTGAGGTAAAAGATGATGACTGTGCAACAATTGAGTTGGATATGGAGCTCTTAGATTCTGGCAGCAAAATCTTTCTGTATAAG GATGGTATCATGGTGCCATTGTCAAAGGAAGATGGTGAAGCAAAGAAGCATAATTTGAAACAAGTTGGCAAAAAATATGTGTTCACAATTAAAAACCTAAGTAAAGAAGATGCTGGGCTCTATTCAGTGGATGTTGAGGGAGTCAATGTATTTTCCACAGATTTTAAAG TGCCCGAAGTTGACTTTGCTGTCAAAATTCAAGAGGTCAAGGCAGAAGAACGAGAGGATGCTCTCTTTCAATGTGTCCTTACTGCACCAATGAATGAGATCAAATGGTATGGCAAAAGTGCTCTGCTGACAAATAATGAGAAGCATGAGATAATTGTATCTGAAGATAAACTCATCCATAAGTTGCTTGTGAGGGACTGCCTGCCTTTGGATTCCGGTATCTATGCTGCTGTGGCAGGAATAAAGTCTTGCAATGCCTGGCTAGTGGTTGAGG tggaGAAAGATCCAGccaaaaaggccaaaaaggcaggGCGCAAAACCACCATTGCTGGAGCTGGCAATGATGAAGAGCTGATGAAAGTAGCAAAGGAACAGCAAGAAAGATATCAGaaagaaatggaagaaaaaatagAACTTGCCAAAAAAGCTCAATCAGAGAAGGGATTGGCAGATGCAGCTGCCCGAGCACAGCGAGAGGCAGAGGCTGAGGCCAAAGCTGCAGCAAAGGCAGCGGCCAAAGCTGCTGCAAAGGCAAAAAAAGCAGCAGCTGGCAAAGATGGTGCTGTTaggaaaactaagaaaaaagGATCTGCCCCAGATGGGACCAGTGAAGCCACAGGGGAAGGTGAAGGTGTTGGTGCAGGTAGTGCAAAAGGTGGTGCAAAAGGTGGAGCTGCTCCTGGTGCTGCAGGTGGAGCTTCTACTGGTGCTCATGGTACAGGTGGTGGTGGTGCTGGAGGTGGTGCTGCAGGAGTTACTGCAGGTGTTGCAGGGAGCTCAGGGAGAGATGGGAGTGGAGCTGCCAGTGGAGTAGGAGCAGGACTTAAAGGTGGCACTACAGCTGGGGCTGGAGGCACTGAGGGTGAAGATTTGGAAGAGTATTCTGGTGAAGAATATGATGAGAATTCAGACGAGGATTCAGACGAGGACATTGAGGTAAAAGGAGATAGAATAGAAAGAGGAAAGGGGGGCGAGGGAGGCGAAGGAGAACAAAGAGgagaagaaggagaagaaaaaggagggaaaCGGGGGAAACGAGTGAGAGCTGGCCCACTGGTTCCTGAAACAGTTATAG ATCCAGGAGTTCACTTTCACGCCGGTCTTTCTGACTGCAAAGCCATTATTGGAgaagcagcagaaattgagTGTAAAGTAAGCAGCGAAGAGTGTGTAGGAATCTGGTACAAAGACGGAGCTGAG ATTCAGTCATCTGAGAATTTAACAATTTCAAAAGACGGATGTTTCCACAGGCTGAAAATTCACAAAGTCACAGAGGAAAATGCTGGAAAATATAAATTTGAAGCTGATGGCCGAAAGACAGAGTCTGAAATTGTTGTTGAGG ATCCCCCTCGATTTGATACTGAGGAGCTAGAAGCATTCAAAACTGCTGTAACTGTAAAAAAGGGACACAAAGCTACCTTTAAACTGTCTTACAGTGGCCGGGAACCAACAAAAGTACAGTGGTACCTTGAGGGTGAAGAGCTTTCAAGTGAAGGCAATATAAATATTGAGACTTTAGATGGAAGCAGTCGTTTGCTGCTGATGAAGCTACAGCGTAAGGACAGCGGCGAAATCAAGATAAAACTTAAAAATGAGTTTGGCATGATTGAGGCTGTAAGCCAGCTTAATGTACTTG ATAAACCTACGCCCCCACTGGGACCTCTGGAGATTGTTGAAGCCTCCTCTTCTGTTATTGAATTCAAGTGGAGACCCCCAAAGGACAGTGGTGGCTGCAAGATACAAAACTATATCCTTGAACGTCAACAGGTTGGCCGGAACACCTGGAAGAAGGTTGGACCTATTGGTCCTGAGGCCAAATACAGAGATACTGATGTGGACCACGGGAGGAGATACTGCTATCGCTTCAGAGTGGAGACTGAAATAGGAACCAGTGAGCTGATGGAAACAGAAGATATCCAAGCTGGAACAAAAG CATATCCTGGACCTCCATCAACACCAAAGGTTGCCAGTGCCTTTAAGGACTGCATCAACCTGACATGGTCCCCTCCTGCTGACACTGGAGGAACCAGCATtctggggtacaccctggagaaACGCAAGAAGGGCAGCAATCTCTGGGGCCAAGTTAACCCCCCGAATGAAATCATTAAAG ATAAAGGATTCGCTGTTAAAGATGTGGTTGAAGGATTAGAGTatgagttccgtgtctctgcaATCAATGGCTCCGGAACTGGTGAATTTAGCACGCCATCAGAGTTTGTTTTCGCCAGAGACCCTAAAA AGCCTCCTGGTAAAGTGCTTGATTTAAAAGTGACAGATTCCACCTACACAACCCTGTCCCTGTCTTGGAACAAGCCCAAGGACATTAAGGGGGTTGAAGATGAAGCAAAGGGATATTTTGTGGAGATAAGGCCTGCAGAAAAAACAGACTGGGATCGATGCAATTCTAATGCAATAACCATGACTTCGTATACGGTAAAGGGCATGAAGTCAATGGCCATGTACTGGGTGAGAGTTATTGCTACTAATGATGGAGGCGAGGGAGAGCCTCAGGAGCTCGCCAATTACATTCTCGCCATGCCCCCTCCTG tgAGACCACGATTCACAGATGCCAAAATCAAAAGTTTCATGATTGTGAGAGCAGGACATTCTGCACGATTCACTGTTAACTTTGAG GCGTCACCATGGCCAGAGGTAATCTGGCTAAAGGATGGAGTGCCAGTGTCTAAAAAGGTGACAATTAGCAATGCTGAGGGTACATCCCAGCTTCTGATCCCTTCAGCAGAGCGTACAGATACTGGAATTTATACCATCGTTGTCAAAAATATTGTAGGACAGGAAACATTTAGCATTGAAATTAGAGTCACAG ATGAGCCAAAGCCACCAGGTCCTGTGGAGCTTGATGAAAATGTTCCAGGCACAGTAACCATCTCGTGGACCGCATCTCCAGATGAGAAGCGTGATGACAGGCTGCATTACATGGTGACAAAGCGGGATTCAGTCAAGAGAACCTGGCACACTATTGCAGATCGAGTCTTCAACAATAAATTTACAGCCTGCAACATCATGCCAGGCAGAGAATATCAGTTTAGAGTCTATGCGAAGAACGACATGGGCTCCTCTAAACAATCAGAATCAACAAAGTGGCTGATTCCTGCAAAAAAAG AAAAGTTCACTGTGAAAATGCCGGAGTCCAAGGCCTGTGACTTGCGGTGTCCTCCCAAATTCCTTGTCCCACTGAAAATGCATACCGCTCCTCAAGGCTATGAATGCTACATGACCTGTGCCATAAAAGGAGACCCAACACCTCACGTGACTTGGCTCTGTAACAACATCAGTCTGAATACCAACACCAACTACTTCATCTCTAACACCTGTGGGGTCTGCTCTTTGCTAATATTGAGGGTTGGATCAAAGGACACAGGGGAATACAAAGTTGCTGCAGAAAATGCTTTGGGAAGAGCAGAGAGTTCAACTAAACTCACTGTCAGAG aataA
- the LOC124856354 gene encoding immunoglobulin-like and fibronectin type III domain-containing protein 1 isoform X1 gives MWKKTKVADETATGQAGIKKKSKVPGVMITQIVEELPEGKTTPDFTRKPIALTIQEGKFAYFKAIVVGDPTPTVTWSRANGEIMFHPDVCQQKYNEASNEHTLEFPKVAPEDADTYKCFATNEYGRAVCTVVLNIIEVGFSKTKERQKIQSLDATELRKTLKTRNPDGTRQEKTMDEQEKVWEILLSAEKKDYDRICADYGITDFRGMLKKLSEMKKEREEEIAQFISHIRTLKPVEVKDDDCATIELDMELLDSGSKIFLYKDGIMVPLSKEDGEAKKHNLKQVGKKYVFTIKNLSKEDAGLYSVDVEGVNVFSTDFKVPEVDFAVKIQEVKAEEREDALFQCVLTAPMNEIKWYGKSALLTNNEKHEIIVSEDKLIHKLLVRDCLPLDSGIYAAVAGIKSCNAWLVVEVEKDPAKKAKKAGRKTTIAGAGNDEELMKVAKEQQERYQKEMEEKIELAKKAQSEKGLADAAARAQREAEAEAKAAAKAAAKAAAKAKKAAAGKDGAVRKTKKKGSAPDGTSEATGEGEGVGAGSAKGGAKGGAAPGAAGGASTGAHGTGGGGAGGGAAGVTAGVAGSSGRDGSGAASGVGAGLKGGTTAGAGGTEGEDLEEYSGEEYDENSDEDSDEDIEVKGDRIERGKGGEGGEGEQRGEEGEEKGGKRGKRVRAGPLVPETVIDPGVHFHAGLSDCKAIIGEAAEIECKVSSEECVGIWYKDGAEIQSSENLTISKDGCFHRLKIHKVTEENAGKYKFEADGRKTESEIVVEDPPRFDTEELEAFKTAVTVKKGHKATFKLSYSGREPTKVQWYLEGEELSSEGNINIETLDGSSRLLLMKLQRKDSGEIKIKLKNEFGMIEAVSQLNVLDKPTPPLGPLEIVEASSSVIEFKWRPPKDSGGCKIQNYILERQQVGRNTWKKVGPIGPEAKYRDTDVDHGRRYCYRFRVETEIGTSELMETEDIQAGTKAYPGPPSTPKVASAFKDCINLTWSPPADTGGTSILGYTLEKRKKGSNLWGQVNPPNEIIKDKGFAVKDVVEGLEYEFRVSAINGSGTGEFSTPSEFVFARDPKKPPGKVLDLKVTDSTYTTLSLSWNKPKDIKGVEDEAKGYFVEIRPAEKTDWDRCNSNAITMTSYTVKGMKSMAMYWVRVIATNDGGEGEPQELANYILAMPPPVRPRFTDAKIKSFMIVRAGHSARFTVNFEASPWPEVIWLKDGVPVSKKVTISNAEGTSQLLIPSAERTDTGIYTIVVKNIVGQETFSIEIRVTDEPKPPGPVELDENVPGTVTISWTASPDEKRDDRLHYMVTKRDSVKRTWHTIADRVFNNKFTACNIMPGREYQFRVYAKNDMGSSKQSESTKWLIPAKKEKFTVKMPESKACDLRCPPKFLVPLKMHTAPQGYECYMTCAIKGDPTPHVTWLCNNISLNTNTNYFISNTCGVCSLLILRVGSKDTGEYKVAAENALGRAESSTKLTVRE, from the exons GCAAatttgcatactttaaagcCATTGTGGTGGGCGATCCAACACCTACTGTAACATGGAGCAGAGCAAATGGAGAAATAATGTTTCACCCTGATGTGTGCCAGCAAAAATACAATGAGGCATCAAATGAACATACTCTGGAG TTCCCTAAGGTAGCTCCAGAGGATGCTGACACCTACAAGTGTTTTGCAACCAATGAATATGGGAGGGCAGTTTGCACCGTTGTTCTGAACATTATTGAGG TGGGATTTTCTAAGACAAAGGAACGTCAAAAGATACAATCACTAG ATGCAACAGAGCTcagaaaaacacttaaaacacG TAATCCAGATGGAACACGTCAGGAAAAGACAATGGATGAGCAAGAAAAGGTCTGGGAAATCCTGCTTAgtgcagaaaagaaagattatgATAGAATCTGTGCCGATTATGGTATCACAGACTTCCGTGGCATGCTGAAGaaactttctgaaatgaaaaaagaacGAGAAGAGGAGATTGCACAA TTCATCTCACATATAAGGACACTCAAACCTGTTGAGGTAAAAGATGATGACTGTGCAACAATTGAGTTGGATATGGAGCTCTTAGATTCTGGCAGCAAAATCTTTCTGTATAAG GATGGTATCATGGTGCCATTGTCAAAGGAAGATGGTGAAGCAAAGAAGCATAATTTGAAACAAGTTGGCAAAAAATATGTGTTCACAATTAAAAACCTAAGTAAAGAAGATGCTGGGCTCTATTCAGTGGATGTTGAGGGAGTCAATGTATTTTCCACAGATTTTAAAG TGCCCGAAGTTGACTTTGCTGTCAAAATTCAAGAGGTCAAGGCAGAAGAACGAGAGGATGCTCTCTTTCAATGTGTCCTTACTGCACCAATGAATGAGATCAAATGGTATGGCAAAAGTGCTCTGCTGACAAATAATGAGAAGCATGAGATAATTGTATCTGAAGATAAACTCATCCATAAGTTGCTTGTGAGGGACTGCCTGCCTTTGGATTCCGGTATCTATGCTGCTGTGGCAGGAATAAAGTCTTGCAATGCCTGGCTAGTGGTTGAGG tggaGAAAGATCCAGccaaaaaggccaaaaaggcaggGCGCAAAACCACCATTGCTGGAGCTGGCAATGATGAAGAGCTGATGAAAGTAGCAAAGGAACAGCAAGAAAGATATCAGaaagaaatggaagaaaaaatagAACTTGCCAAAAAAGCTCAATCAGAGAAGGGATTGGCAGATGCAGCTGCCCGAGCACAGCGAGAGGCAGAGGCTGAGGCCAAAGCTGCAGCAAAGGCAGCGGCCAAAGCTGCTGCAAAGGCAAAAAAAGCAGCAGCTGGCAAAGATGGTGCTGTTaggaaaactaagaaaaaagGATCTGCCCCAGATGGGACCAGTGAAGCCACAGGGGAAGGTGAAGGTGTTGGTGCAGGTAGTGCAAAAGGTGGTGCAAAAGGTGGAGCTGCTCCTGGTGCTGCAGGTGGAGCTTCTACTGGTGCTCATGGTACAGGTGGTGGTGGTGCTGGAGGTGGTGCTGCAGGAGTTACTGCAGGTGTTGCAGGGAGCTCAGGGAGAGATGGGAGTGGAGCTGCCAGTGGAGTAGGAGCAGGACTTAAAGGTGGCACTACAGCTGGGGCTGGAGGCACTGAGGGTGAAGATTTGGAAGAGTATTCTGGTGAAGAATATGATGAGAATTCAGACGAGGATTCAGACGAGGACATTGAGGTAAAAGGAGATAGAATAGAAAGAGGAAAGGGGGGCGAGGGAGGCGAAGGAGAACAAAGAGgagaagaaggagaagaaaaaggagggaaaCGGGGGAAACGAGTGAGAGCTGGCCCACTGGTTCCTGAAACAGTTATAG ATCCAGGAGTTCACTTTCACGCCGGTCTTTCTGACTGCAAAGCCATTATTGGAgaagcagcagaaattgagTGTAAAGTAAGCAGCGAAGAGTGTGTAGGAATCTGGTACAAAGACGGAGCTGAG ATTCAGTCATCTGAGAATTTAACAATTTCAAAAGACGGATGTTTCCACAGGCTGAAAATTCACAAAGTCACAGAGGAAAATGCTGGAAAATATAAATTTGAAGCTGATGGCCGAAAGACAGAGTCTGAAATTGTTGTTGAGG ATCCCCCTCGATTTGATACTGAGGAGCTAGAAGCATTCAAAACTGCTGTAACTGTAAAAAAGGGACACAAAGCTACCTTTAAACTGTCTTACAGTGGCCGGGAACCAACAAAAGTACAGTGGTACCTTGAGGGTGAAGAGCTTTCAAGTGAAGGCAATATAAATATTGAGACTTTAGATGGAAGCAGTCGTTTGCTGCTGATGAAGCTACAGCGTAAGGACAGCGGCGAAATCAAGATAAAACTTAAAAATGAGTTTGGCATGATTGAGGCTGTAAGCCAGCTTAATGTACTTG ATAAACCTACGCCCCCACTGGGACCTCTGGAGATTGTTGAAGCCTCCTCTTCTGTTATTGAATTCAAGTGGAGACCCCCAAAGGACAGTGGTGGCTGCAAGATACAAAACTATATCCTTGAACGTCAACAGGTTGGCCGGAACACCTGGAAGAAGGTTGGACCTATTGGTCCTGAGGCCAAATACAGAGATACTGATGTGGACCACGGGAGGAGATACTGCTATCGCTTCAGAGTGGAGACTGAAATAGGAACCAGTGAGCTGATGGAAACAGAAGATATCCAAGCTGGAACAAAAG CATATCCTGGACCTCCATCAACACCAAAGGTTGCCAGTGCCTTTAAGGACTGCATCAACCTGACATGGTCCCCTCCTGCTGACACTGGAGGAACCAGCATtctggggtacaccctggagaaACGCAAGAAGGGCAGCAATCTCTGGGGCCAAGTTAACCCCCCGAATGAAATCATTAAAG ATAAAGGATTCGCTGTTAAAGATGTGGTTGAAGGATTAGAGTatgagttccgtgtctctgcaATCAATGGCTCCGGAACTGGTGAATTTAGCACGCCATCAGAGTTTGTTTTCGCCAGAGACCCTAAAA AGCCTCCTGGTAAAGTGCTTGATTTAAAAGTGACAGATTCCACCTACACAACCCTGTCCCTGTCTTGGAACAAGCCCAAGGACATTAAGGGGGTTGAAGATGAAGCAAAGGGATATTTTGTGGAGATAAGGCCTGCAGAAAAAACAGACTGGGATCGATGCAATTCTAATGCAATAACCATGACTTCGTATACGGTAAAGGGCATGAAGTCAATGGCCATGTACTGGGTGAGAGTTATTGCTACTAATGATGGAGGCGAGGGAGAGCCTCAGGAGCTCGCCAATTACATTCTCGCCATGCCCCCTCCTG tgAGACCACGATTCACAGATGCCAAAATCAAAAGTTTCATGATTGTGAGAGCAGGACATTCTGCACGATTCACTGTTAACTTTGAG GCGTCACCATGGCCAGAGGTAATCTGGCTAAAGGATGGAGTGCCAGTGTCTAAAAAGGTGACAATTAGCAATGCTGAGGGTACATCCCAGCTTCTGATCCCTTCAGCAGAGCGTACAGATACTGGAATTTATACCATCGTTGTCAAAAATATTGTAGGACAGGAAACATTTAGCATTGAAATTAGAGTCACAG ATGAGCCAAAGCCACCAGGTCCTGTGGAGCTTGATGAAAATGTTCCAGGCACAGTAACCATCTCGTGGACCGCATCTCCAGATGAGAAGCGTGATGACAGGCTGCATTACATGGTGACAAAGCGGGATTCAGTCAAGAGAACCTGGCACACTATTGCAGATCGAGTCTTCAACAATAAATTTACAGCCTGCAACATCATGCCAGGCAGAGAATATCAGTTTAGAGTCTATGCGAAGAACGACATGGGCTCCTCTAAACAATCAGAATCAACAAAGTGGCTGATTCCTGCAAAAAAAG AAAAGTTCACTGTGAAAATGCCGGAGTCCAAGGCCTGTGACTTGCGGTGTCCTCCCAAATTCCTTGTCCCACTGAAAATGCATACCGCTCCTCAAGGCTATGAATGCTACATGACCTGTGCCATAAAAGGAGACCCAACACCTCACGTGACTTGGCTCTGTAACAACATCAGTCTGAATACCAACACCAACTACTTCATCTCTAACACCTGTGGGGTCTGCTCTTTGCTAATATTGAGGGTTGGATCAAAGGACACAGGGGAATACAAAGTTGCTGCAGAAAATGCTTTGGGAAGAGCAGAGAGTTCAACTAAACTCACTGTCAGAG aataA